Proteins from a single region of Oreochromis niloticus isolate F11D_XX linkage group LG7, O_niloticus_UMD_NMBU, whole genome shotgun sequence:
- the lhx3 gene encoding LIM/homeobox protein Lhx3 isoform X1, protein MDGHAELNSPKEAPNNAEMLFALLAHSEELQKEIPMCAGCNQHIVDRFILKVLDRHWHSKCLKCSDCQAQLADKCFTRGDSVYCKDDFFKRFGTKCAACQQGIPPTQVVRRAQDFVYHLHCFACIVCKRQLATGDEYYLMEDSRLVCKADYETAKQREADSTAKRPRTTITAKQLETLKNAYNNSPKPARHVREQLSSETGLDMRVVQVWFQNRRAKEKRLKKDAGRQRWGQYFRNMKRSRGSSKSDKDSIQEEGMDSDAEVSFTDEPPMSELGHTNGIYSSLSESSPAMGGRQAGNNHNSFPLEHGVLPSQDQFHDMRSNSPYSLPQSPGSLQALPRHQPLISNLVYPDSALSIMAQGSGPGINPAVRVSMGAANGPSSDLSTGSSGGYPDFPASPASWLDEVDHGQF, encoded by the exons ATGGATGGACATGCTGAGCTCAACTCTCCAAAAGAGGCACCAAATAACGCGGAGATGCTGTTCGCTCTGCTGGCCCACAGCGAGGAGTTGCAAAAAG AAATCCCAATGTGTGCAGGCTGCAATCAACACATCGTCGATCGCTTTATTCTCAAAGTGCTTGATCGCCACTGGCACAGCAAGTGCCTGAAGTGCAGCGACTGCCAGGCACAACTGGCGGACAAGTGCTTCACCAGGGGCGACAGTGTCTACTGCAAAGACGATTTCTTCAA GAGATTCGGGACCAAATGCGCAGCATGTCAGCAGGGGATTCCGCCCACACAGGTGGTGAGGAGGGCGCAGGACTTCGTCTACCACCTGCACTGCTTTGCCTGCATTGTATGCAAGCGGCAACTTGCGACAGGTGACGAATACTATCTGATGGAGGACAGCAGGCTGGTCTGCAAGGCCGACTACGAGACCGCcaagcagagag AGGCCGATTCTACAGCAAAAAGGCCACGAACGACCATCACTGCGAAACAGTTAGAGACACTGAAGAACGCTTACAATAACTCTCCCAAACCAGCCCGCCACGTGCGGGAGCAGCTGTCATCGGAGACGGGCCTGGATATGCGGGTTGTGCAG GTGTGGTTTCAGAACAGGCGAGCTAAAGAAAAAAGGCTGAAGAAAGACGCCGGGCGCCAAAGATGGGGGCAGTACTTTCGCAATATGAAGAGGTCACGGGGTAGCTCCAAATCTGACAAGGACAGCATCCAAGAGGAAGGCATGGACAGTGATGCAGAGGTGTCCTTCACAG ATGAACCACCAATGTCAGAGCTTGGCCACACTAACGGCATTTACAGCAGCCTGAGCGAGTCCTCTCCAGCTATGGGAGGCCGCCAAGCGGGCAACAACCACAACTCTTTCCCCCTTGAGCACGGCGTCCTCCCCTCTCAAGACCAGTTCCACGACATGCGCTCCAACAGCCCCTACAGCCTTCCTCAGTCACCGGGGTCACTTCAGGCACTACCAAGACACCAGCCTCTCATCTCCAACCTGGTCTACCCTGACTCTGCCCTTTCTATCATGGCCCAAGGCAGCGGTCCTGGGATCAACCCTGCTGTGAGGGTTTCCATGGGGGCAGCTAACGGCCCCAGCTCAGACCTCTCCACCGGCAGCAGCGGCGGATACCCAGATTTTCCAGCCAGTCCTGCCTCCTGGTTAGATGAAGTGGACCATGGGCAGTTTTGA
- the lhx3 gene encoding LIM/homeobox protein Lhx3 isoform X2 gives MLLEHPGSSCQNTGNFSRYNSGQEIPMCAGCNQHIVDRFILKVLDRHWHSKCLKCSDCQAQLADKCFTRGDSVYCKDDFFKRFGTKCAACQQGIPPTQVVRRAQDFVYHLHCFACIVCKRQLATGDEYYLMEDSRLVCKADYETAKQREADSTAKRPRTTITAKQLETLKNAYNNSPKPARHVREQLSSETGLDMRVVQVWFQNRRAKEKRLKKDAGRQRWGQYFRNMKRSRGSSKSDKDSIQEEGMDSDAEVSFTDEPPMSELGHTNGIYSSLSESSPAMGGRQAGNNHNSFPLEHGVLPSQDQFHDMRSNSPYSLPQSPGSLQALPRHQPLISNLVYPDSALSIMAQGSGPGINPAVRVSMGAANGPSSDLSTGSSGGYPDFPASPASWLDEVDHGQF, from the exons ATGCTGCTTGAACACCCGGGATCAAGCTGTCAAAACACCGGGAATTTCTCCCGGTACAATtctggccaag AAATCCCAATGTGTGCAGGCTGCAATCAACACATCGTCGATCGCTTTATTCTCAAAGTGCTTGATCGCCACTGGCACAGCAAGTGCCTGAAGTGCAGCGACTGCCAGGCACAACTGGCGGACAAGTGCTTCACCAGGGGCGACAGTGTCTACTGCAAAGACGATTTCTTCAA GAGATTCGGGACCAAATGCGCAGCATGTCAGCAGGGGATTCCGCCCACACAGGTGGTGAGGAGGGCGCAGGACTTCGTCTACCACCTGCACTGCTTTGCCTGCATTGTATGCAAGCGGCAACTTGCGACAGGTGACGAATACTATCTGATGGAGGACAGCAGGCTGGTCTGCAAGGCCGACTACGAGACCGCcaagcagagag AGGCCGATTCTACAGCAAAAAGGCCACGAACGACCATCACTGCGAAACAGTTAGAGACACTGAAGAACGCTTACAATAACTCTCCCAAACCAGCCCGCCACGTGCGGGAGCAGCTGTCATCGGAGACGGGCCTGGATATGCGGGTTGTGCAG GTGTGGTTTCAGAACAGGCGAGCTAAAGAAAAAAGGCTGAAGAAAGACGCCGGGCGCCAAAGATGGGGGCAGTACTTTCGCAATATGAAGAGGTCACGGGGTAGCTCCAAATCTGACAAGGACAGCATCCAAGAGGAAGGCATGGACAGTGATGCAGAGGTGTCCTTCACAG ATGAACCACCAATGTCAGAGCTTGGCCACACTAACGGCATTTACAGCAGCCTGAGCGAGTCCTCTCCAGCTATGGGAGGCCGCCAAGCGGGCAACAACCACAACTCTTTCCCCCTTGAGCACGGCGTCCTCCCCTCTCAAGACCAGTTCCACGACATGCGCTCCAACAGCCCCTACAGCCTTCCTCAGTCACCGGGGTCACTTCAGGCACTACCAAGACACCAGCCTCTCATCTCCAACCTGGTCTACCCTGACTCTGCCCTTTCTATCATGGCCCAAGGCAGCGGTCCTGGGATCAACCCTGCTGTGAGGGTTTCCATGGGGGCAGCTAACGGCCCCAGCTCAGACCTCTCCACCGGCAGCAGCGGCGGATACCCAGATTTTCCAGCCAGTCCTGCCTCCTGGTTAGATGAAGTGGACCATGGGCAGTTTTGA